From a single Drosophila sulfurigaster albostrigata strain 15112-1811.04 chromosome 3, ASM2355843v2, whole genome shotgun sequence genomic region:
- the LOC133844402 gene encoding ecdysone-induced protein 75B, isoforms C/D isoform X5 yields the protein MAEELPILKGILKGNVNYHNAPVRFGRVPKREKARILAAMQQSTQNRGQQRALATELDDQPRLLAAVLRAHLETCEFTKEKVSAMRQRARECPSYSMPTLLACPLNPAPELQSEQEFSQRFAHVIRGVIDFAGMIPGFQLLTQDDKFTLLKAGLFDALFVRLICMFDSSINSIICLNGQVMRRDAIQNGANARFLVDSTFNFAERMNSMNLTDAEIGLFCAIVLITPDRPGLRNLELIEKMYSRLKGCLQCIVSQNRPDQPDFLAKLLDTMPDLRTLSTLHTEKLVVFRTEHKELLRQQMWSMEEGDAASKSPAASWDAMDVEAAKSPLGSVSSTESADLDYGTPSSTQLQHQQQQQQQQSSLPSTLASSAPLLAATLSGGCPLRNRANSGSSGDSGAADMDIVGSHAHLTQNGLTITPIVRHQQQQQQQQQQVSQQQLNQHQQQQHQQQQQQQQLNHHQQHPQLHHHLTSGATSRYRKLDSPTDSGIESGNEKNECKAVSSGGSSSCSSPRSSVDDALDCSDAAQSASVGGVSVSPVRSPQPSSSANLKRQIVEDMPVLKRVLQAPPLYDTNSLMDEAYKPHKKFRALRHREYETAEADASSSTSMPAHSPHSQSPTPTPTPTHISVVQTPPPQSQVATNVAATSQLHMHLTRSSPSQQQQQQQQLQQQQQLGSMASTHSVLAKSLMAEPRMTPEQMKRSDIIQNYLMREPATAMASSTTGNRSPSSNHCPSPSTSSPPPPSPVAQLQHHHHQQQQQQQQSRWTTNSCQQRQQSVSPHSNGSNSSNSSSSSSSSSSSSSSSSQSSHSSCPYFQSPHSTSNSNSSNSNISSQSATSSTTTAAAAAAAATSSTSCIVTPPPRPSPMLELQVEIADPAQPLNLSKKSPTPPPSKLHALVAAANAVQRYPTLSADVTVTAATNGAVSTATPSSTPPTSSSGSASPGVPTVHKVMLEA from the exons atggccGAAGAATTACCAATATTAAAAGGCATACTCAAAGGCAACGTTAACTATCACAATGCGC cTGTGCGTTTTGGTCGCGTGCCGAAGCGTGAGAAGGCGCGCATTTTGGCCGCCATGCAGCAGAGCACACAGAATCGTGGCCAACAGCGCGCTCTGGCCACCGAGCTGGACGATCAGCCACGCCTACTCGCTGCTGTATTGAGGGCGCATCTGGAGACATGCGAGTTCACCAAGGAGAAGGTCTCCGCAATGCGTCAACGTGCCCGCGAGTGTCCATCGTACTCAATGCCAACATTGCTG GCCTGTCCGCTAAATCCCGCGCCCGAACTGCAATCCGAACAGGAATTCTCGCAGCGTTTCGCACACGTTATACGCGGCGTCATCGATTTTGCGGGCATGATTCCCGGCTTCCAGCTGCTGACGCAGGACGATAAGTTCACACTGCTGAAGGCGGGACTCTTTGATGCGCTCTTTGTGCGTTTGATCTGCATGTTCGACTCGTCGATCAACTCGATCATCTGCCTCAATGGCCAGGTGATGCGTCGCGATGCCATACAAAATGGCGCCAATGCGCGTTTCCTCGTCGACTCGACGTTCAACTTTGCGGAGCGCATGAACTCGATGAATTTAACCGATGCGGAAATTGGTTTGTTCTGCGCCATCGTCCTGATCACACCCGATCGTCCAGGGCTGCGCAATCTGGAGCTGATCGAGAAGATGTACAGTCGCCTGAAGGGTTGTCTGCAGTGCATCGTCTCACAGAATCGTCCCGATCAACCCGATTTCCTCGCCAAGCTGCTCGACACAATGCCCGATCTGCGCACCCTGAGCACGTTGCACACCGAAAAGTTGGTCGTCTTTCGCACCGAGCACAAAGAGCTGTTGCGCCAGCAAATGTGGAGCATGGAGGAGGGCGATGCGGCGAGCAAAAGTCCCGCCGCCAGTTGGGATGCCATGGACGTGGAGGCCGCAAAGAGTCCGTTGGGTTCAGTCTCAAGCACCGAGTCCGCTGATCTCGATTATGGCACACCAAGCAGCACGCAGttgcaacaccaacagcagcagcaacaacaacagtcgagTTTGCCTTCGACTTTGGCTAGCTCAGCACCTCTGTTGGCAGCCACACTTTCGGGCGGTTGTCCTCTGCGTAATCGGGCTAATTCCGGTTCGAGTGGCGACTCCGGGGCAGCTGATATGGATATTGTGGGTTCGCATGCGCATCTCACGCAAAACGGTCTGACAATCACGCCCATTGTGcgtcatcagcagcagcaacaacagcagcagcaacaggtgagccaacaacagctcaaccaacatcagcagcagcaacatcaacagcagcagcagcagcagcagctgaatcatcatcaacagcatccGCAGCTGCATCATCACCTGACATCGGGCGCAACTTCGCGATATCGCAAACTCGATTCGCCCACAGATTCGGGCATCGAGTCGGGCAACGAGAAGAACGAATGCAAAGCTGTGAGCTCCGGTGGCAGCAGCTCATGCTCGAGTCCACGCTCCAGTGTCGATGATGCGCTCGACTGCAGCGATGCAGCGCAATCCGCGTCCGTTGGCGGCGTCTCCGTGTCGCCAGTTCGTTCACCGCAACCCTCGAGCAGTGCGAACCTCAAGCGTCAGATTGTCGAGGATATGCCCGTGTTGAAGCGCGTGTTGCAAGCTCCCCCGTTGTACGACACCAATTCGCTGATGGATGAAGCATACAAGCCGCACAAGAAGTTCCGTGCTCTGCGGCATCGTGAGTACGAAACAGCCGAAGCGGATGCGAGCAGTTCGACGAGCATGCCGGCTCACAGTCCTCACAGTCAGAGTCCGACGCCaacgccgacgccgacgcaCATTAGTGTGGTGCAAACGCCGCCGCCGCAGTCGCAGGTGGCCACCAATGTGGCAGCAACCAGTCAGCTGCACATGCATCTCACACGCAGCAGTCccagccaacagcaacagcagcagcaacagttgcaacagcagcagcaactcggTTCGATGGCGAGCACTCACTCGGTGTTGGCCAAATCGCTGATGGCGGAGCCTCGCATGACGCCGGAGCAGATGAAACGCTCGGACATCATTCAGAATTATTTGATGCGCGAACCGGCCACAGCAATGGCCAGCAGCACCACCGGCAATCGCAGTCCCAGCAGCAACCATTGTCCCTCGCCCTCGACCAGTTccccgccgccgccgtcgcccGTCGCACAGCTGcaacaccatcatcatcagcagcagcagcagcagcaacagtcgcgTTGGACCACCAACAGTTGCCAGCAGCGTCAGCAATCGGTGTCTCCCcacagcaatggcagcaacagcagcaacagcagcagcagttccagttccagcagcagttccagttccagctcCTCTCAGTCCAGCCACAGCAGTTGTCCGTATTTCCAATCGCCGCACtccaccagcaacagcaacagcagcaacagcaacatcagcagccaATCCGCCAcctcatcaacaacaacagcagcagccgctgcggcggcagcaacatcgTCAACGTCTTGCATTGTGACGCCGCCGCCGCGTCCCTCGCCCATGCTGGAGTTGCAGGTGGAGATTGCGGATCCTGCGCAGCCATTGAATCTGTCCAAGAAATCGCCGACGCCGCCGCCAAGTAAGTTGCATGCTTTGGTTGCCGCTGCCAATGCTGTGCAACGTTATCCCACGCTGTCCGCCGATGTCACCGTGACAGCTGCCACAAATGGCGCCGTGTCCACGGCCACGCCCAGCAGCACGCCGCCCACCAGCAGCAGTGGAAGCGCCTCCCCCGGAGTGCCCACGGTGCACAAAGTCATGCTAGAGGCGTAA
- the LOC133844402 gene encoding ecdysone-induced protein 75B isoform X2 — translation MVCAMEQQQQQQPQQQQQQQLPQQHATTIVLLTTAGNSNVHIVSAPQQQPQQQQQQHQHQQQQQMKSQQLKQQHSALVKLLESAPLSKQQQQQQQQQQPRQIVYLQQQQQQQQRKRLKNEAVLIAEQQQQQQQQHQPQQQLTTTPATLVKTTSNQQTTNSISQQQQQIVLLLQQPSATTATATATPTAIASATATATPKPCDDLNAKNDSIESGIDEDCANSDDELQPATNNNNAGDTTAMVAAVDYEQYQCPWKKIRYARELKQRELKQQTEETTVATPPAAATTVATTKPTCNNSNKLNQLHCDSPFSAQTHKEIANLLLQQTQQQQPTQQQQQLQQQQQQQQQQQRRDSSDSNCSLLSNSSTQSLTHGIGNYCTCNNNNNNSSSSSDEELQQQQLEDMEAQDSGCDDELCEQHHQRLEASQLNYLCQKFDEKLDTALSNNSNNNNSTAVKVTAAIEDASADGFFRRSIQQKIQYRPCTKNQQCSILRINRNRCQYCRLKKCIAVGMSRDAVRFGRVPKREKARILAAMQQSTQNRGQQRALATELDDQPRLLAAVLRAHLETCEFTKEKVSAMRQRARECPSYSMPTLLACPLNPAPELQSEQEFSQRFAHVIRGVIDFAGMIPGFQLLTQDDKFTLLKAGLFDALFVRLICMFDSSINSIICLNGQVMRRDAIQNGANARFLVDSTFNFAERMNSMNLTDAEIGLFCAIVLITPDRPGLRNLELIEKMYSRLKGCLQCIVSQNRPDQPDFLAKLLDTMPDLRTLSTLHTEKLVVFRTEHKELLRQQMWSMEEGDAASKSPAASWDAMDVEAAKSPLGSVSSTESADLDYGTPSSTQLQHQQQQQQQQSSLPSTLASSAPLLAATLSGGCPLRNRANSGSSGDSGAADMDIVGSHAHLTQNGLTITPIVRHQQQQQQQQQQVSQQQLNQHQQQQHQQQQQQQQLNHHQQHPQLHHHLTSGATSRYRKLDSPTDSGIESGNEKNECKAVSSGGSSSCSSPRSSVDDALDCSDAAQSASVGGVSVSPVRSPQPSSSANLKRQIVEDMPVLKRVLQAPPLYDTNSLMDEAYKPHKKFRALRHREYETAEADASSSTSMPAHSPHSQSPTPTPTPTHISVVQTPPPQSQVATNVAATSQLHMHLTRSSPSQQQQQQQQLQQQQQLGSMASTHSVLAKSLMAEPRMTPEQMKRSDIIQNYLMREPATAMASSTTGNRSPSSNHCPSPSTSSPPPPSPVAQLQHHHHQQQQQQQQSRWTTNSCQQRQQSVSPHSNGSNSSNSSSSSSSSSSSSSSSSQSSHSSCPYFQSPHSTSNSNSSNSNISSQSATSSTTTAAAAAAAATSSTSCIVTPPPRPSPMLELQVEIADPAQPLNLSKKSPTPPPSKLHALVAAANAVQRYPTLSADVTVTAATNGAVSTATPSSTPPTSSSGSASPGVPTVHKVMLEA, via the exons atggttTGTGCaatggaacaacaacaacagcagcagccacagcagcagcagcagcaacagttgccacagcagcatGCCACAACAATTGTGCTGCTGACAACAgccggcaacagcaacgtgcACATTGTTAGtgcaccacagcagcaaccacagcagcagcaacagcaacatcaacatcagcagcagcaacagatgAAAAgtcagcagctgaagcagcaacaTTCGGCCTTGGTCAAGTTGTTGGAGTCTGCACCGctcagcaaacagcagcaacagcaacaacaacagcagcaacctaGACAAATTGTTTacctgcaacagcaacaacagcaacagcaacgcaaaAGACTGAAAAACGAAGCAGTGCTGAtagcagaacaacaacagcagcaacagcagcaacatcagccacagcaacagctaacAACAACACCTGCAACATTAGTAAAGACAACCAGCAATCAACAGACAACAAATAGTAttagtcagcagcagcagcagattgtgttgttgctgcagcagccaagtgcaacaacagcaacagcaaccgccacaccaactgcaattgcaagtgcaacagcaactgcaacaccaAAGCCATGTGACGATctaaatgccaaaaatgaCAGCATCGAGTCGGGCATCGATGAAGATTGTGCGAACAGCGACGATGAGCTGCAGCCagcaacgaacaacaacaatgctggCGACACGACAGCaatggttgctgctgtcgatTATGAGCAATATCAATGCCCTTGGAAGAAAATACGCTATGCACGTGAGCTGAAGCAGCGTGAACTCAAACAGCAAACCGAGGAGACAACGGTTGCaacaccaccagcagcagcaacaacagttgcaacaacgaAACCCACCTGCAATAACAGCAATAAGCTCAATCAACTGCATTGTGATAGTCCTTTTTCCGCgcaaacacacaaagaaattgccaatttgctgctgcaacaaactcagcaacagcaaccaacacagcagcaacagcaactgcagcaacaacaacaacagcagcagcagcaacagcgacgcgACAGCtccgacagcaattgctcgctGCTGAGCAACTCGAGTACGCAATCGCTGACGCATGGCATTGGCAATTATTGCacctgcaacaacaacaacaacaacagcagcagcagcagcgatgaagagttgcagcagcaacaactcgaGGATATGGAGGCCCAGGACTCGGGCTGCGATGATGAGCTGTGCGAACAGCATCATCAGCGTCTCGAGGCATCGCAGCTGAATTATTTGTGTCAAAAGTTTGACGAGAAGTTGGACACAGCgttgagcaacaacagcaacaacaacaattcgacTGCTGTTAAGGTGACAGCAGCCATTGAGGATGCGAGTGCCgat GGCTTCTTCCGTCGCTCCATACAGCAAAAGATTCAGTATCGGCCTTGCACCAAAAATCAACAGTGCAGCATTTTGAGGATCAATCGCAATCGTTGTCAGTATTGTCGACTGAAAAAGTGCATTGCCGTCGGCATGAGTCGTGATG cTGTGCGTTTTGGTCGCGTGCCGAAGCGTGAGAAGGCGCGCATTTTGGCCGCCATGCAGCAGAGCACACAGAATCGTGGCCAACAGCGCGCTCTGGCCACCGAGCTGGACGATCAGCCACGCCTACTCGCTGCTGTATTGAGGGCGCATCTGGAGACATGCGAGTTCACCAAGGAGAAGGTCTCCGCAATGCGTCAACGTGCCCGCGAGTGTCCATCGTACTCAATGCCAACATTGCTG GCCTGTCCGCTAAATCCCGCGCCCGAACTGCAATCCGAACAGGAATTCTCGCAGCGTTTCGCACACGTTATACGCGGCGTCATCGATTTTGCGGGCATGATTCCCGGCTTCCAGCTGCTGACGCAGGACGATAAGTTCACACTGCTGAAGGCGGGACTCTTTGATGCGCTCTTTGTGCGTTTGATCTGCATGTTCGACTCGTCGATCAACTCGATCATCTGCCTCAATGGCCAGGTGATGCGTCGCGATGCCATACAAAATGGCGCCAATGCGCGTTTCCTCGTCGACTCGACGTTCAACTTTGCGGAGCGCATGAACTCGATGAATTTAACCGATGCGGAAATTGGTTTGTTCTGCGCCATCGTCCTGATCACACCCGATCGTCCAGGGCTGCGCAATCTGGAGCTGATCGAGAAGATGTACAGTCGCCTGAAGGGTTGTCTGCAGTGCATCGTCTCACAGAATCGTCCCGATCAACCCGATTTCCTCGCCAAGCTGCTCGACACAATGCCCGATCTGCGCACCCTGAGCACGTTGCACACCGAAAAGTTGGTCGTCTTTCGCACCGAGCACAAAGAGCTGTTGCGCCAGCAAATGTGGAGCATGGAGGAGGGCGATGCGGCGAGCAAAAGTCCCGCCGCCAGTTGGGATGCCATGGACGTGGAGGCCGCAAAGAGTCCGTTGGGTTCAGTCTCAAGCACCGAGTCCGCTGATCTCGATTATGGCACACCAAGCAGCACGCAGttgcaacaccaacagcagcagcaacaacaacagtcgagTTTGCCTTCGACTTTGGCTAGCTCAGCACCTCTGTTGGCAGCCACACTTTCGGGCGGTTGTCCTCTGCGTAATCGGGCTAATTCCGGTTCGAGTGGCGACTCCGGGGCAGCTGATATGGATATTGTGGGTTCGCATGCGCATCTCACGCAAAACGGTCTGACAATCACGCCCATTGTGcgtcatcagcagcagcaacaacagcagcagcaacaggtgagccaacaacagctcaaccaacatcagcagcagcaacatcaacagcagcagcagcagcagcagctgaatcatcatcaacagcatccGCAGCTGCATCATCACCTGACATCGGGCGCAACTTCGCGATATCGCAAACTCGATTCGCCCACAGATTCGGGCATCGAGTCGGGCAACGAGAAGAACGAATGCAAAGCTGTGAGCTCCGGTGGCAGCAGCTCATGCTCGAGTCCACGCTCCAGTGTCGATGATGCGCTCGACTGCAGCGATGCAGCGCAATCCGCGTCCGTTGGCGGCGTCTCCGTGTCGCCAGTTCGTTCACCGCAACCCTCGAGCAGTGCGAACCTCAAGCGTCAGATTGTCGAGGATATGCCCGTGTTGAAGCGCGTGTTGCAAGCTCCCCCGTTGTACGACACCAATTCGCTGATGGATGAAGCATACAAGCCGCACAAGAAGTTCCGTGCTCTGCGGCATCGTGAGTACGAAACAGCCGAAGCGGATGCGAGCAGTTCGACGAGCATGCCGGCTCACAGTCCTCACAGTCAGAGTCCGACGCCaacgccgacgccgacgcaCATTAGTGTGGTGCAAACGCCGCCGCCGCAGTCGCAGGTGGCCACCAATGTGGCAGCAACCAGTCAGCTGCACATGCATCTCACACGCAGCAGTCccagccaacagcaacagcagcagcaacagttgcaacagcagcagcaactcggTTCGATGGCGAGCACTCACTCGGTGTTGGCCAAATCGCTGATGGCGGAGCCTCGCATGACGCCGGAGCAGATGAAACGCTCGGACATCATTCAGAATTATTTGATGCGCGAACCGGCCACAGCAATGGCCAGCAGCACCACCGGCAATCGCAGTCCCAGCAGCAACCATTGTCCCTCGCCCTCGACCAGTTccccgccgccgccgtcgcccGTCGCACAGCTGcaacaccatcatcatcagcagcagcagcagcagcaacagtcgcgTTGGACCACCAACAGTTGCCAGCAGCGTCAGCAATCGGTGTCTCCCcacagcaatggcagcaacagcagcaacagcagcagcagttccagttccagcagcagttccagttccagctcCTCTCAGTCCAGCCACAGCAGTTGTCCGTATTTCCAATCGCCGCACtccaccagcaacagcaacagcagcaacagcaacatcagcagccaATCCGCCAcctcatcaacaacaacagcagcagccgctgcggcggcagcaacatcgTCAACGTCTTGCATTGTGACGCCGCCGCCGCGTCCCTCGCCCATGCTGGAGTTGCAGGTGGAGATTGCGGATCCTGCGCAGCCATTGAATCTGTCCAAGAAATCGCCGACGCCGCCGCCAAGTAAGTTGCATGCTTTGGTTGCCGCTGCCAATGCTGTGCAACGTTATCCCACGCTGTCCGCCGATGTCACCGTGACAGCTGCCACAAATGGCGCCGTGTCCACGGCCACGCCCAGCAGCACGCCGCCCACCAGCAGCAGTGGAAGCGCCTCCCCCGGAGTGCCCACGGTGCACAAAGTCATGCTAGAGGCGTAA
- the LOC133844402 gene encoding ecdysone-induced protein 75B, isoforms C/D isoform X4 → MTVGSREDLFAQAKHIDDTERLIGRVLAEFDGTTVLCRVCGDKASGFHYGVHSCEGCKGFFRRSIQQKIQYRPCTKNQQCSILRINRNRCQYCRLKKCIAVGMSRDAVRFGRVPKREKARILAAMQQSTQNRGQQRALATELDDQPRLLAAVLRAHLETCEFTKEKVSAMRQRARECPSYSMPTLLACPLNPAPELQSEQEFSQRFAHVIRGVIDFAGMIPGFQLLTQDDKFTLLKAGLFDALFVRLICMFDSSINSIICLNGQVMRRDAIQNGANARFLVDSTFNFAERMNSMNLTDAEIGLFCAIVLITPDRPGLRNLELIEKMYSRLKGCLQCIVSQNRPDQPDFLAKLLDTMPDLRTLSTLHTEKLVVFRTEHKELLRQQMWSMEEGDAASKSPAASWDAMDVEAAKSPLGSVSSTESADLDYGTPSSTQLQHQQQQQQQQSSLPSTLASSAPLLAATLSGGCPLRNRANSGSSGDSGAADMDIVGSHAHLTQNGLTITPIVRHQQQQQQQQQQVSQQQLNQHQQQQHQQQQQQQQLNHHQQHPQLHHHLTSGATSRYRKLDSPTDSGIESGNEKNECKAVSSGGSSSCSSPRSSVDDALDCSDAAQSASVGGVSVSPVRSPQPSSSANLKRQIVEDMPVLKRVLQAPPLYDTNSLMDEAYKPHKKFRALRHREYETAEADASSSTSMPAHSPHSQSPTPTPTPTHISVVQTPPPQSQVATNVAATSQLHMHLTRSSPSQQQQQQQQLQQQQQLGSMASTHSVLAKSLMAEPRMTPEQMKRSDIIQNYLMREPATAMASSTTGNRSPSSNHCPSPSTSSPPPPSPVAQLQHHHHQQQQQQQQSRWTTNSCQQRQQSVSPHSNGSNSSNSSSSSSSSSSSSSSSSQSSHSSCPYFQSPHSTSNSNSSNSNISSQSATSSTTTAAAAAAAATSSTSCIVTPPPRPSPMLELQVEIADPAQPLNLSKKSPTPPPSKLHALVAAANAVQRYPTLSADVTVTAATNGAVSTATPSSTPPTSSSGSASPGVPTVHKVMLEA, encoded by the exons GGCTTCTTCCGTCGCTCCATACAGCAAAAGATTCAGTATCGGCCTTGCACCAAAAATCAACAGTGCAGCATTTTGAGGATCAATCGCAATCGTTGTCAGTATTGTCGACTGAAAAAGTGCATTGCCGTCGGCATGAGTCGTGATG cTGTGCGTTTTGGTCGCGTGCCGAAGCGTGAGAAGGCGCGCATTTTGGCCGCCATGCAGCAGAGCACACAGAATCGTGGCCAACAGCGCGCTCTGGCCACCGAGCTGGACGATCAGCCACGCCTACTCGCTGCTGTATTGAGGGCGCATCTGGAGACATGCGAGTTCACCAAGGAGAAGGTCTCCGCAATGCGTCAACGTGCCCGCGAGTGTCCATCGTACTCAATGCCAACATTGCTG GCCTGTCCGCTAAATCCCGCGCCCGAACTGCAATCCGAACAGGAATTCTCGCAGCGTTTCGCACACGTTATACGCGGCGTCATCGATTTTGCGGGCATGATTCCCGGCTTCCAGCTGCTGACGCAGGACGATAAGTTCACACTGCTGAAGGCGGGACTCTTTGATGCGCTCTTTGTGCGTTTGATCTGCATGTTCGACTCGTCGATCAACTCGATCATCTGCCTCAATGGCCAGGTGATGCGTCGCGATGCCATACAAAATGGCGCCAATGCGCGTTTCCTCGTCGACTCGACGTTCAACTTTGCGGAGCGCATGAACTCGATGAATTTAACCGATGCGGAAATTGGTTTGTTCTGCGCCATCGTCCTGATCACACCCGATCGTCCAGGGCTGCGCAATCTGGAGCTGATCGAGAAGATGTACAGTCGCCTGAAGGGTTGTCTGCAGTGCATCGTCTCACAGAATCGTCCCGATCAACCCGATTTCCTCGCCAAGCTGCTCGACACAATGCCCGATCTGCGCACCCTGAGCACGTTGCACACCGAAAAGTTGGTCGTCTTTCGCACCGAGCACAAAGAGCTGTTGCGCCAGCAAATGTGGAGCATGGAGGAGGGCGATGCGGCGAGCAAAAGTCCCGCCGCCAGTTGGGATGCCATGGACGTGGAGGCCGCAAAGAGTCCGTTGGGTTCAGTCTCAAGCACCGAGTCCGCTGATCTCGATTATGGCACACCAAGCAGCACGCAGttgcaacaccaacagcagcagcaacaacaacagtcgagTTTGCCTTCGACTTTGGCTAGCTCAGCACCTCTGTTGGCAGCCACACTTTCGGGCGGTTGTCCTCTGCGTAATCGGGCTAATTCCGGTTCGAGTGGCGACTCCGGGGCAGCTGATATGGATATTGTGGGTTCGCATGCGCATCTCACGCAAAACGGTCTGACAATCACGCCCATTGTGcgtcatcagcagcagcaacaacagcagcagcaacaggtgagccaacaacagctcaaccaacatcagcagcagcaacatcaacagcagcagcagcagcagcagctgaatcatcatcaacagcatccGCAGCTGCATCATCACCTGACATCGGGCGCAACTTCGCGATATCGCAAACTCGATTCGCCCACAGATTCGGGCATCGAGTCGGGCAACGAGAAGAACGAATGCAAAGCTGTGAGCTCCGGTGGCAGCAGCTCATGCTCGAGTCCACGCTCCAGTGTCGATGATGCGCTCGACTGCAGCGATGCAGCGCAATCCGCGTCCGTTGGCGGCGTCTCCGTGTCGCCAGTTCGTTCACCGCAACCCTCGAGCAGTGCGAACCTCAAGCGTCAGATTGTCGAGGATATGCCCGTGTTGAAGCGCGTGTTGCAAGCTCCCCCGTTGTACGACACCAATTCGCTGATGGATGAAGCATACAAGCCGCACAAGAAGTTCCGTGCTCTGCGGCATCGTGAGTACGAAACAGCCGAAGCGGATGCGAGCAGTTCGACGAGCATGCCGGCTCACAGTCCTCACAGTCAGAGTCCGACGCCaacgccgacgccgacgcaCATTAGTGTGGTGCAAACGCCGCCGCCGCAGTCGCAGGTGGCCACCAATGTGGCAGCAACCAGTCAGCTGCACATGCATCTCACACGCAGCAGTCccagccaacagcaacagcagcagcaacagttgcaacagcagcagcaactcggTTCGATGGCGAGCACTCACTCGGTGTTGGCCAAATCGCTGATGGCGGAGCCTCGCATGACGCCGGAGCAGATGAAACGCTCGGACATCATTCAGAATTATTTGATGCGCGAACCGGCCACAGCAATGGCCAGCAGCACCACCGGCAATCGCAGTCCCAGCAGCAACCATTGTCCCTCGCCCTCGACCAGTTccccgccgccgccgtcgcccGTCGCACAGCTGcaacaccatcatcatcagcagcagcagcagcagcaacagtcgcgTTGGACCACCAACAGTTGCCAGCAGCGTCAGCAATCGGTGTCTCCCcacagcaatggcagcaacagcagcaacagcagcagcagttccagttccagcagcagttccagttccagctcCTCTCAGTCCAGCCACAGCAGTTGTCCGTATTTCCAATCGCCGCACtccaccagcaacagcaacagcagcaacagcaacatcagcagccaATCCGCCAcctcatcaacaacaacagcagcagccgctgcggcggcagcaacatcgTCAACGTCTTGCATTGTGACGCCGCCGCCGCGTCCCTCGCCCATGCTGGAGTTGCAGGTGGAGATTGCGGATCCTGCGCAGCCATTGAATCTGTCCAAGAAATCGCCGACGCCGCCGCCAAGTAAGTTGCATGCTTTGGTTGCCGCTGCCAATGCTGTGCAACGTTATCCCACGCTGTCCGCCGATGTCACCGTGACAGCTGCCACAAATGGCGCCGTGTCCACGGCCACGCCCAGCAGCACGCCGCCCACCAGCAGCAGTGGAAGCGCCTCCCCCGGAGTGCCCACGGTGCACAAAGTCATGCTAGAGGCGTAA